One Halalkalicoccus sp. NIPERK01 DNA window includes the following coding sequences:
- a CDS encoding amino acid permease codes for MTTSDQELAKDLGLLSALTIGIGTMIGAGIFVLPGVAAQEAGPIVVVSFVVGGMVALVNAFSVAELGTAMPKAGGAYYWINRALGPVFGSIAGMGDWMGLAFASAFYCIGFGGYLTTFVPLPSVLFLSDVQLGALLAGVTFVGINYIGAKETGGVQSVIVLILLGILAVFSIGGFLTFDYATLVGDGGLAPFGSDAILPATALVFVSFLGYAKIATVAEELKNPGRNLPIAVIGSVALVTVIYAVLVTVMVGVVPWPDLSLETPVAQAADVAFADVGLPAVIVAGVASMMTLGALLATASSANASILASARINFAMGRDKLISDALNEIHTKFATPYRSILVTGAIIVVLIAGLGNDLEILAKAASVLHLIVYALMNVALIVFRRADIPEYDPDFTVPLYPITPIAGAILSLALIGFMAPVEIALSALFVVGAIAWFFIYARAETEQQGLLGQYILSRADELPDAAVSAAETVQPEAADYRVMVPLANPRTESNLISLASTLAKANDGVVHAVHVVQVPDQTPLQQGSKHVDRIDAESSKLLDAAREDAETFGAPVETTTIVSHESFEEVFDAARRTEADTVVMGWSEDRPWAAGRAESAFDELAYDLPCDFLVLKDRDLGVDRVLVPTAGGPDSDLSAEVARTLRDGVGSAIALLYVVDGPEERAEGEAFLRDWAAGHDLSGAEILIDDSGDVEGAIGRAAAERDLVIIGATERGLLSRLVRGSLVFDVVDEVECSVLLAERPSKRSIRERLFGSGSDSDD; via the coding sequence ATGACCACTAGTGATCAGGAGCTCGCGAAGGATCTCGGACTGTTGTCCGCACTGACGATCGGTATCGGGACGATGATCGGCGCGGGCATCTTCGTCCTGCCCGGCGTCGCCGCCCAAGAGGCCGGACCCATAGTCGTTGTTTCGTTCGTCGTCGGTGGAATGGTCGCACTGGTCAACGCCTTCTCTGTCGCCGAACTCGGCACCGCGATGCCGAAGGCCGGCGGCGCGTACTACTGGATCAATCGTGCGCTCGGTCCCGTGTTCGGATCGATCGCCGGCATGGGCGACTGGATGGGCCTCGCGTTCGCGAGCGCCTTCTACTGCATCGGCTTCGGCGGCTACCTCACCACGTTCGTCCCGCTACCGAGCGTGCTCTTCCTGTCCGATGTCCAGCTCGGCGCGCTACTCGCAGGGGTGACGTTCGTCGGCATCAACTACATCGGCGCGAAGGAGACGGGTGGTGTCCAGAGCGTTATCGTCTTGATTCTGCTGGGAATCCTCGCGGTTTTCTCGATCGGTGGCTTCCTCACCTTCGATTACGCGACGCTCGTCGGTGATGGCGGGCTGGCACCGTTCGGATCAGATGCGATCCTGCCTGCGACCGCGCTCGTGTTCGTCTCGTTTCTGGGCTATGCGAAGATCGCTACCGTCGCCGAGGAGCTCAAAAACCCCGGACGAAACCTCCCGATCGCGGTTATCGGCAGCGTCGCGCTCGTCACCGTGATCTACGCGGTGCTCGTGACGGTGATGGTCGGAGTCGTTCCGTGGCCCGATCTCAGCCTCGAAACGCCGGTCGCACAGGCCGCGGACGTCGCCTTCGCCGATGTCGGCCTTCCGGCCGTCATCGTCGCTGGAGTCGCGTCGATGATGACACTCGGCGCACTGCTCGCGACGGCCTCCTCGGCGAACGCCTCGATCCTCGCGTCGGCCCGGATCAATTTCGCGATGGGACGCGATAAACTGATTAGCGACGCCCTGAACGAGATCCACACGAAGTTCGCCACTCCCTATCGGTCGATCCTCGTCACCGGTGCGATCATCGTCGTTCTCATTGCTGGGCTCGGCAACGACCTCGAAATCCTCGCGAAAGCAGCGAGCGTCCTCCACCTCATCGTCTATGCGCTGATGAACGTCGCATTGATCGTGTTTCGTCGGGCCGATATCCCCGAGTACGATCCCGACTTCACCGTGCCACTCTATCCGATCACGCCGATCGCCGGGGCGATACTCTCGCTCGCGCTGATCGGCTTCATGGCTCCCGTCGAGATCGCACTCTCGGCGCTCTTCGTCGTCGGCGCGATCGCGTGGTTCTTCATCTATGCTCGGGCCGAAACCGAACAGCAGGGGCTCCTCGGCCAGTACATCCTCTCGCGGGCGGATGAACTGCCCGACGCCGCGGTCTCGGCGGCCGAGACGGTCCAGCCAGAGGCCGCGGACTACCGGGTGATGGTCCCGCTCGCGAACCCACGGACCGAGAGCAATTTGATCTCGCTCGCGAGCACGCTCGCGAAGGCGAACGACGGCGTCGTCCACGCCGTCCACGTCGTCCAGGTTCCCGACCAGACCCCGCTCCAGCAGGGGTCGAAACACGTCGATCGGATCGACGCCGAGTCGAGCAAACTCCTCGACGCCGCCCGCGAGGACGCGGAGACGTTCGGCGCGCCCGTCGAGACCACGACGATCGTCTCCCACGAGTCGTTCGAGGAGGTGTTCGACGCCGCTCGACGGACCGAGGCGGACACCGTCGTGATGGGCTGGAGCGAGGACCGCCCGTGGGCCGCCGGCCGCGCCGAGAGCGCGTTCGACGAACTCGCCTACGACCTGCCGTGTGACTTCCTCGTCCTCAAAGACAGGGACCTCGGCGTCGATCGGGTGCTCGTGCCGACCGCCGGGGGACCGGACTCGGACCTGAGCGCCGAGGTCGCCCGGACGCTTCGCGATGGGGTCGGCTCGGCGATCGCGCTGTTGTACGTCGTCGACGGTCCCGAGGAGCGCGCGGAGGGCGAGGCGTTCCTCCGAGACTGGGCGGCCGGCCATGACCTCTCGGGCGCGGAGATCCTGATCGACGACTCGGGCGACGTCGAGGGGGCGATCGGCCGTGCCGCGGCCGAACGCGACCTCGTGATCATCGGGGCGACCGAGCGCGGCCTGCTCTCGCGGCTCGTCCGGGGGTCGCTCGTCTTCGACGTGGTCGACGAGGTCGAGTGTTCCGTGTTGCTCGCCGAACGCCCCTCGAAGCGCTCGATCCGCGAGCGCCTGTTCGGCTCGGGTAGCGACTCGGACGACTGA
- the trkA gene encoding Trk system potassium transporter TrkA, producing the protein MQILIIGAGDVGSNVARDLSESHDLTIIDRDAERVGELTAHLDATGVVDDGRSLTALREAGLERADVVIASTDNDATNVMVCNAAERVGDPHTIARVKDVGLFRAWQSSESGFGVDTMLDIDLLAARALVRTITLPGARDVGMFADGQAEVAEFRVGEDTPVTNRTVAEADSYPSLTFAAIVRGDDVLIPDGETVIEPGDDLVVIGSQSAVSRFAADVSDRPAPEPDDEIMVVGGDPLGYQIARLFEERDLSTRVVERDPERVTWLRDRLRESTVLEVDATDVEEFGKERLADVDFVVGAVDDDTNYLLAQLARELGTARTAAIVDDSRVLDLFEESGLDLVVHPEDIIAGEILERVYRRRAEGVSVLEHDSAEVLEIVVDTESILAGDSLADVAHHLPSGFVIGAVIRGGTLRTPRGGTIIQTGDRVIAFVDSEVVSEVAEKI; encoded by the coding sequence ATGCAGATCCTGATCATCGGAGCGGGAGACGTGGGGTCGAACGTCGCTCGTGACCTCTCCGAGTCCCACGATCTCACGATCATCGACCGCGATGCGGAGCGGGTCGGCGAACTGACCGCGCATCTGGACGCGACGGGGGTCGTCGACGACGGTCGATCGCTGACGGCGCTCCGGGAGGCGGGGCTCGAACGGGCGGACGTCGTCATCGCGAGCACCGACAACGACGCGACCAACGTGATGGTCTGCAACGCCGCAGAGCGTGTCGGGGACCCGCACACGATCGCCAGGGTCAAGGACGTCGGACTGTTCCGGGCCTGGCAGTCCTCGGAGAGCGGGTTCGGCGTCGATACGATGCTGGACATCGATCTGCTCGCCGCTCGAGCGCTCGTCCGAACCATCACGTTGCCGGGCGCTCGGGACGTCGGGATGTTCGCCGACGGCCAGGCGGAGGTCGCCGAGTTCCGGGTGGGCGAGGACACGCCGGTCACGAACCGGACCGTCGCGGAGGCCGACAGCTATCCGTCGTTGACCTTCGCCGCCATCGTCCGCGGGGACGACGTCCTCATTCCCGACGGTGAGACTGTCATCGAGCCGGGCGACGACCTCGTCGTCATCGGGAGTCAGTCGGCCGTCTCCAGGTTCGCGGCCGACGTCTCCGATCGCCCGGCGCCGGAACCGGACGACGAGATCATGGTCGTCGGCGGTGACCCGTTGGGCTATCAGATCGCCCGGCTGTTCGAGGAGCGCGACCTGAGTACCCGGGTCGTGGAGCGGGATCCGGAGCGAGTCACGTGGCTCAGGGATCGACTCCGGGAGTCGACGGTCCTCGAGGTCGACGCGACGGACGTCGAGGAGTTCGGAAAGGAGCGACTCGCGGACGTCGATTTCGTGGTCGGTGCGGTCGACGACGACACGAACTACCTGCTAGCGCAACTGGCCCGGGAGCTCGGAACCGCCCGGACGGCCGCGATCGTCGACGACTCGCGGGTCCTCGATCTGTTCGAGGAGAGCGGCCTCGATCTGGTGGTCCACCCCGAGGACATCATCGCGGGGGAGATCCTCGAGAGGGTCTACCGGCGCCGCGCCGAGGGAGTCAGCGTCCTCGAACACGACAGCGCCGAGGTGCTCGAGATCGTCGTCGACACCGAGAGCATTCTGGCCGGGGATTCCCTCGCTGACGTCGCCCATCACCTGCCGTCGGGGTTCGTGATCGGGGCGGTCATTCGAGGGGGAACGCTTCGAACGCCGCGTGGGGGGACCATCATCCAGACCGGGGACCGAGTGATCGCGTTCGTCGATAGCGAGGTGGTCTCCGAGGTGGCCGAGAAGATCTGA
- a CDS encoding Lrp/AsnC family transcriptional regulator, with the protein MHEWPRETRTDSSYRVDEIDRRIIHALMADARETSAPMIAEEVNVSAGTIRNRIRRLKEHGILTGYHAKVDFERINGRLTNLFMCNAPFEKREVIAQQVRALPGVINVRELIGGRMNLHVLAIGTDTDDLHRIGRSIAELGVEIEDEVLVQNEWDVPYAPFGPDDQPLKPPTDFISLAGDSEVVEVTVRTDAPVAGLTLQEAGRRDLLDEDVLIITIEREGTVLTPHGDTEIRSDDVVTVFAQAGIDDGALDAFLGEEAS; encoded by the coding sequence ATGCACGAATGGCCCCGCGAAACGCGAACCGACTCGTCGTATCGGGTCGACGAGATCGACCGGCGCATCATCCACGCGCTGATGGCCGACGCACGGGAGACGTCCGCGCCGATGATCGCGGAGGAAGTGAACGTCTCCGCCGGAACCATCCGGAACCGTATTCGCCGCCTCAAAGAACACGGTATCCTCACGGGCTACCACGCGAAGGTCGATTTCGAGCGCATCAACGGCCGGCTCACGAACCTGTTCATGTGTAACGCGCCGTTCGAGAAGCGTGAAGTGATCGCCCAACAGGTACGGGCCCTCCCCGGCGTGATCAACGTCCGCGAGTTGATCGGCGGGCGGATGAATCTCCACGTGCTCGCGATCGGAACGGACACCGACGACCTCCATCGGATCGGCCGGTCGATCGCGGAACTCGGGGTCGAAATCGAGGACGAGGTGCTGGTTCAAAACGAGTGGGACGTACCCTACGCACCGTTCGGGCCCGACGACCAACCGCTGAAACCGCCGACGGATTTCATCAGCCTCGCCGGCGATTCCGAAGTCGTCGAGGTGACCGTCCGTACCGACGCGCCGGTAGCCGGTCTCACGCTCCAGGAGGCCGGTCGACGGGACTTGCTGGACGAGGACGTCCTCATCATCACGATCGAACGGGAGGGGACCGTCCTCACCCCGCATGGTGACACGGAGATTCGGTCGGACGACGTCGTGACGGTCTTCGCTCAAGCCGGGATCGACGATGGCGCACTGGACGCGTTTCTCGGCGAGGAAGCGTCGTGA
- a CDS encoding tRNA (N(6)-L-threonylcarbamoyladenosine(37)-C(2))-methylthiotransferase — protein MARYHIETYGCTSNRGESRAIESALRDAGHYRAKGPETADVAILNTCTVVEKTETNMLRRARELEEETADLIVTGCMALAQGEEFADIDARVLHWDEVPQAALNGECPTPGPGVEPVLDGVVGILPIARGCMSNCSYCITKHATGRVESPSVEENVEKARALVHAGAKEIRVTGQDTGVYGWDTGERKLPELLSRICAIEGDFRVRLGMANPGGIHGIHEELVEVFAANGKLYDFIHAPVQSGSDDVLEEMRRQHRVGKFREVVETFDRELDYWTLSTDFIVGFPTETEADHELSMDLLRTVRPEKVNVTRFSKRPKTDAAEMKGLGGQIKKNRSKAMSELKREIVGEVYEGMVGDRREVLCVEPGTGDSVKCRDSAYRQVIVRNASEHGVEPGDFLEVEITANETMYAFGTPV, from the coding sequence ATGGCCCGGTACCACATCGAGACCTACGGCTGCACCTCGAACCGCGGCGAGAGCCGCGCGATCGAGTCCGCGCTGCGCGACGCCGGGCACTACCGGGCGAAGGGTCCCGAAACTGCCGATGTCGCCATCCTCAACACCTGTACGGTGGTCGAGAAGACCGAGACGAACATGCTGCGGCGGGCGCGGGAACTGGAGGAGGAGACCGCCGATCTGATCGTCACGGGCTGTATGGCGCTGGCCCAGGGCGAGGAGTTCGCCGACATCGACGCCCGCGTGCTGCACTGGGACGAGGTGCCACAGGCCGCCCTGAACGGCGAGTGTCCCACGCCCGGCCCCGGCGTCGAGCCCGTTCTCGATGGCGTCGTCGGCATCCTCCCGATCGCCCGGGGCTGCATGTCGAACTGCTCGTACTGCATCACCAAGCACGCCACCGGGCGGGTCGAGTCCCCGAGCGTCGAGGAGAACGTCGAGAAGGCCCGCGCGCTGGTGCATGCCGGCGCGAAGGAGATCCGGGTTACGGGTCAGGACACCGGCGTCTACGGGTGGGATACGGGGGAAAGAAAGCTCCCCGAACTGCTCTCCCGGATCTGTGCGATCGAGGGCGACTTTCGGGTGCGACTGGGCATGGCCAATCCGGGGGGCATCCACGGGATCCACGAGGAGCTAGTGGAGGTGTTCGCCGCGAACGGGAAGCTCTACGACTTCATACACGCGCCGGTCCAGTCGGGAAGCGACGACGTCCTCGAGGAGATGCGCCGTCAGCATCGAGTAGGCAAATTCCGGGAGGTCGTCGAGACCTTCGACCGCGAACTCGACTACTGGACGCTTTCAACTGATTTCATCGTCGGCTTCCCCACCGAGACCGAGGCCGACCACGAACTGAGCATGGACCTGCTTCGAACCGTTCGCCCCGAGAAGGTCAACGTCACCCGCTTCTCGAAGCGCCCGAAGACCGACGCCGCCGAGATGAAGGGCCTCGGCGGGCAGATCAAGAAGAATCGGTCAAAAGCGATGAGCGAGCTCAAGCGAGAGATCGTCGGCGAGGTCTACGAGGGAATGGTCGGCGACCGTCGAGAGGTGCTCTGTGTCGAACCCGGCACCGGCGACTCGGTGAAGTGCCGGGACTCGGCCTACCGGCAGGTGATCGTCCGGAACGCCTCGGAGCACGGAGTCGAACCGGGCGACTTTTTGGAGGTAGAGATCACCGCCAACGAGACGATGTACGCGTTCGGGACGCCCGTTTAG
- a CDS encoding universal stress protein — MTRPTVDRVLLPVATEDDAKRTCTALRPHLSEDGAEIIALYVVERRAGGPAAASIEQLEEHGRNTLATVEEAFDGSTVTVETEIRDGRDLVGTIFEAAKDGDVDCIAFVPRPKGRLVALLSGDPGWKLINETRYPVLVLPRPLDRE; from the coding sequence ATGACCCGACCGACCGTCGACCGAGTACTGCTTCCGGTCGCCACCGAGGACGATGCGAAACGGACGTGTACCGCCCTCCGTCCACACCTGAGCGAGGACGGCGCGGAGATCATCGCGCTGTACGTCGTCGAGAGGCGAGCGGGAGGTCCAGCGGCGGCGTCGATCGAACAGCTAGAGGAACACGGGAGAAACACGCTGGCGACCGTCGAGGAGGCCTTCGATGGGTCGACGGTTACCGTCGAGACGGAGATACGGGACGGGAGAGACCTCGTCGGGACGATCTTCGAGGCTGCGAAGGACGGCGACGTCGACTGTATCGCGTTCGTCCCGCGACCGAAGGGCCGATTGGTGGCGTTGCTGTCGGGCGATCCCGGCTGGAAGCTCATCAACGAGACCCGGTATCCGGTTCTCGTGCTTCCCCGTCCTCTCGACCGAGAATGA